A region from the Candidatus Electrothrix scaldis genome encodes:
- a CDS encoding 2-isopropylmalate synthase: protein MQAEKLKKYRPYPIVPLHDRTWPDKTITEAPLWCSVDLRDGNQALRQPMNLEQKLEMFQLLVDIGFKEIEVGFPAASKVEFDFLRLLIEDNLIPEDVTVQVLTQAREHLIRKSFAALQGARKAIVHLYNSTSTLQRQVVFKMDRKEIVQLGVQGAEVIREEAGRFVGDIRYEYSPESFTGTELDFALEICEEVMKVWQPTPEKPVVINLPATVEMATANIYADQIEWFGRNMKNRDCALISLHAHNDRGSAVAATELALMAGADRIEGTLFGNGERTGNVDIVTLALNMFSQGVDPKLDFSNINRVVNVYKRCTDLPVHPRHPYAGDLVYTAFSGSHQDAISKGMDAVADDASGVWAVPYLPIDPEDVGRSYESIICINSQSGKGGAAYIMDRQFGFKLPKAMRPGFGRVVQEETEKVGSELSNKAVYGVFEREYLREEGYYRLKEFNVVKRHIDQQEERSTATIEAIVVVGGEERQLQGNGNGPLDVFSSPPRGGGRGGGVPPPPNHPPPGGGGGGGGGGGGGGGGGGGGGGGGGRGGVGGAPGGGPRGGGGKKGGGGKKRKKKKKKKKKKKKEKKRGGGGGGGGPPPGGGGGGKKGGGGNPGGGGGGGGHTP from the coding sequence ATGCAGGCTGAGAAATTGAAGAAGTATCGTCCCTACCCGATCGTGCCCTTGCACGACCGCACCTGGCCCGACAAGACCATCACCGAGGCACCTCTCTGGTGCTCTGTTGACCTCCGTGACGGCAACCAGGCCCTGCGTCAGCCCATGAATCTGGAGCAGAAGCTGGAGATGTTCCAACTGCTTGTGGATATCGGGTTCAAGGAAATAGAGGTGGGGTTTCCGGCGGCCTCCAAGGTGGAGTTTGATTTTCTTCGCCTGTTGATCGAAGATAACCTGATCCCGGAAGACGTGACGGTGCAGGTCCTGACCCAGGCCCGCGAGCATCTGATCCGCAAGAGCTTTGCTGCCCTGCAAGGTGCCCGCAAGGCCATTGTCCATCTCTATAACTCCACCTCCACCTTGCAGCGCCAGGTGGTCTTTAAGATGGACAGAAAAGAGATTGTCCAGCTGGGGGTACAGGGGGCAGAGGTTATCCGGGAAGAGGCTGGGCGCTTTGTCGGTGATATTCGCTATGAATATTCACCAGAGAGTTTTACCGGCACGGAACTTGATTTTGCCCTGGAGATCTGCGAAGAGGTGATGAAGGTCTGGCAGCCCACCCCGGAGAAACCGGTGGTTATCAACCTGCCCGCGACCGTGGAAATGGCCACAGCCAATATCTATGCTGATCAGATTGAGTGGTTTGGCCGCAATATGAAAAATCGCGACTGCGCCCTGATCAGTCTCCATGCGCATAATGACCGGGGCAGTGCGGTCGCCGCAACGGAGCTGGCCCTGATGGCAGGGGCCGATCGCATCGAAGGTACCCTGTTCGGCAATGGCGAGCGCACCGGCAATGTGGATATCGTTACCTTAGCTCTGAATATGTTCAGTCAGGGCGTAGACCCGAAGTTGGATTTCTCTAACATCAATCGGGTGGTGAATGTGTATAAACGCTGCACGGATCTGCCGGTACATCCTCGCCATCCCTATGCAGGAGACTTGGTCTACACCGCTTTTTCCGGCTCCCATCAGGATGCCATCAGCAAGGGGATGGATGCGGTGGCTGACGATGCCTCCGGCGTCTGGGCCGTGCCCTATCTGCCTATTGATCCCGAAGATGTGGGCCGGAGCTATGAGTCCATCATCTGTATTAATAGCCAGTCCGGCAAGGGTGGAGCCGCCTATATCATGGATCGGCAATTCGGCTTTAAGCTGCCCAAGGCAATGCGGCCTGGTTTTGGGCGGGTGGTACAGGAAGAGACGGAAAAGGTTGGCAGTGAATTATCGAACAAGGCAGTGTATGGTGTTTTTGAGCGGGAATATCTGCGTGAGGAAGGATACTATCGACTCAAAGAGTTTAATGTGGTGAAACGCCATATTGACCAGCAGGAGGAACGTTCTACCGCCACTATTGAGGCCATCGTTGTTGTTGGGGGCGAAGAACGGCAGCTCCAGGGCAACGGTAATGGTCCCCTGGATGTTTTTTCTTCCCCCCCCCGGGGGGGGGGGCGGGGGGGGGGGGTCCCCCCCCCCCCCAACCACCCCCCCCCGGGGGGGGGGGGGGGGGGGGGGGGGGGGGGGGGGGGGGGGGGGGGGGGGGGGGGGGGGGGGGGGGGGGGGGGGGGGAGGGGGGGGGTTGGGGGGGCCCCGGGGGGGGGCCCCCGGGGGGGGGGGGGAAAAAAGGGGGGGGGGGGGAAAAAGAGGAAAAAAAAAAAAAAAAAAAAAAAAAAAAAAAAAAAAGAAAAAAAAAGGGGGGGGGGGGGGGGGGGGGGGGGCCCCCCCCCCGGGGGGGGGGGGGGGGGAAAAAAAGGGGGGGGGGGGAACCCGGGGGGGGGGGGGGGGGGGGGGGGGCACACACCATAA
- a CDS encoding DUF1176 domain-containing protein: MEGVKDYPAMFRNKTVFQIKIILLLSLVTATARATAVTGLHFEHRDWELACDNTRTCRAAGYQEEGKPVSMLLTRKAGQNTPVSIKLQALLDSSAEEAPQEMRLQIGELIIPEIILKKELPRETATKLLAVMPDAEQATLRKKDQQWQLSLAGIKAVLLKMDEFQGRIGTPGALIRKGNKPEAKVLPPIPQKPLIIPPIPPTTKQDKEVLTALENFFDLECEERGLDLEVCKESRSVYRLSNNKLLVSQLAWQAFSYNQGVSFWLVNDKPPYQPERAEGDAAADDEASEYEKGIIYSALRGARGDCWNNASWVGPARPLKRPNKVLPACAEGFQTAHGNCQQQSARLSTRTNNLL; encoded by the coding sequence ATGGAGGGGGTGAAGGATTATCCGGCGATGTTCAGGAATAAAACGGTTTTTCAAATAAAAATCATCCTGCTGCTCAGCCTGGTTACCGCAACAGCCCGGGCTACAGCTGTAACAGGTTTACATTTCGAACATAGAGATTGGGAACTGGCCTGTGATAATACCCGAACCTGCCGGGCAGCTGGTTATCAGGAAGAGGGAAAGCCGGTGTCCATGCTGCTGACTCGCAAGGCCGGTCAGAACACCCCGGTTTCCATCAAATTGCAGGCCCTGCTTGATTCTTCTGCCGAGGAAGCACCACAGGAGATGCGTCTTCAGATCGGAGAGCTGATCATTCCCGAAATCATCCTCAAAAAAGAACTTCCGCGAGAGACCGCAACCAAGCTGCTGGCCGTCATGCCCGATGCTGAACAGGCAACGCTGAGGAAAAAGGATCAACAATGGCAGCTGTCTTTGGCCGGAATAAAGGCGGTGCTATTAAAGATGGATGAGTTTCAGGGACGGATAGGAACACCCGGTGCCCTGATCCGAAAAGGCAATAAGCCTGAAGCCAAGGTACTGCCGCCTATCCCCCAAAAGCCCCTCATCATCCCCCCTATTCCACCAACCACTAAACAGGATAAAGAGGTGCTCACCGCCTTGGAGAATTTTTTCGATCTGGAATGCGAGGAAAGAGGGCTGGACCTGGAAGTCTGCAAAGAATCCAGATCCGTTTACCGCTTGAGCAACAACAAGCTGCTGGTAAGCCAACTGGCCTGGCAGGCTTTTTCTTATAACCAGGGCGTTTCTTTTTGGCTTGTCAACGACAAACCGCCTTATCAGCCCGAACGTGCCGAAGGTGATGCAGCAGCAGATGACGAAGCAAGTGAATATGAAAAGGGAATCATTTACTCTGCGCTCAGGGGCGCACGAGGTGACTGCTGGAACAATGCTTCATGGGTAGGACCGGCAAGGCCTTTGAAAAGACCGAACAAGGTTCTACCGGCATGTGCCGAGGGGTTCCAGACGGCGCATGGGAACTGCCAACAACAGTCAGCAAGATTATCAACAAGAACGAATAATTTGCTCTAA